The following are encoded together in the Halopiger aswanensis genome:
- a CDS encoding cell division protein ZapB, producing MDSRTQERVEQWDSRPFNGGYDGLADLAESGFSGAVTTGTGGTWLFMLNGRIVGVFEGAIEDFDGASGTIYQAPHPSLPLLCSMEEQGGDTRAKYYTNETPLREVDETLQDGSFTGYIVLSENVLSGDYYAVYYGGRRMAAAYIGNAERLVTGDEAFERADDEVGIYEVIDVDVEVTDVPGADDTPAGDANAETGATTDSTDVGSTDEPSVGGVSGVEPIDISGGSSTGSSADTGSSTDDAVTGNDGPTGITATDSDATARESTTPGITDADSISTDAAVDPDSSDTAADSVAAVESEPEPGPEPDPEPNPEPNPNGVELETGTDHEPGLETEPDPDASTAAEADADSVGGDPDSGASPARTSETGHETETETSSSSPDPAEVEAAAEQLDQNDISWTGDDDEPEQPQTTAGDVRPPGGAERMESKAADADSPSGAEADDEDQLEERFEEEEQWRETRRIPSIDPEKTTADGSTSAVSGSRTGSGSQSASQSAREDAGTRTEARRSTGSTTQGSANGPRGSGQADSGASAGTGTTAPSGATADRNQTERMERLADRIERLEEQREALESKNKELVSERDQLREKNQQLSETIDRLESRIEELESELEAARAGDGAGSGVNAAGTELSPDRALAGTNLFVRYRSKSQPTLETAHEGDADRDEVASNLQLEHHTEFDASDVAVEGAPYEEFLTGTMAYRFVKWLTDTTLYEIRDTGHANGLSDLYDAIPQIDRAELDATISLADDDTDDVPDEVTFDVVAFDKMGNPLLVAMLNDSRKPVSEDTLAGLEEAASAVKANYPDLAAAIAVTSSYFESGAHEVTEEATSSGFLSRSSKLSYVSLSRKQGYHLCLVESRSEGFHMTVPEL from the coding sequence ATGGACTCGCGCACGCAAGAGCGCGTCGAACAATGGGATTCTCGCCCGTTCAACGGCGGCTACGATGGGCTCGCTGATCTCGCCGAGAGCGGCTTTTCGGGGGCCGTAACGACGGGTACAGGCGGCACCTGGCTCTTTATGCTTAACGGCCGTATCGTCGGCGTCTTCGAGGGGGCGATCGAAGACTTCGACGGCGCCTCGGGCACGATCTATCAGGCGCCGCATCCGTCGCTGCCGTTGCTCTGCTCGATGGAGGAACAGGGGGGCGACACCCGGGCCAAGTACTACACGAACGAAACACCGCTGCGGGAGGTCGACGAGACGCTCCAGGACGGCTCGTTTACGGGCTACATCGTACTGAGCGAGAACGTCCTCAGCGGCGACTACTACGCCGTCTACTACGGCGGTCGCCGGATGGCCGCCGCCTACATCGGTAACGCCGAGCGGCTGGTTACCGGCGACGAGGCGTTCGAACGCGCCGACGACGAGGTCGGAATCTACGAGGTCATCGACGTCGACGTCGAGGTGACCGACGTTCCGGGCGCGGACGACACGCCGGCCGGAGACGCGAACGCCGAGACGGGCGCGACGACCGACAGCACCGACGTCGGCTCGACCGACGAGCCGTCCGTCGGCGGCGTCTCGGGCGTCGAACCGATCGACATCTCCGGCGGCTCGAGCACCGGCTCGTCGGCCGATACCGGCAGCAGTACCGACGATGCAGTGACCGGAAACGACGGCCCGACGGGGATCACGGCGACGGACTCGGACGCAACCGCTCGCGAGTCGACGACGCCGGGAATCACGGACGCCGATTCGATTTCGACCGACGCTGCCGTAGATCCCGATTCCTCCGATACGGCAGCTGATTCGGTCGCTGCCGTCGAATCTGAACCCGAACCCGGACCTGAGCCGGACCCGGAACCGAACCCGGAACCGAACCCGAACGGCGTCGAACTCGAGACCGGAACCGATCACGAACCCGGACTCGAGACCGAGCCTGACCCTGACGCGTCGACCGCAGCCGAAGCCGACGCCGACTCCGTCGGTGGTGACCCCGATTCCGGGGCATCCCCAGCGAGGACGTCCGAAACTGGACACGAAACCGAGACCGAGACCAGCTCTAGCTCGCCGGATCCGGCCGAAGTCGAGGCGGCCGCCGAACAGCTCGATCAGAACGACATCTCCTGGACCGGTGACGACGACGAGCCCGAGCAGCCCCAGACGACGGCCGGAGACGTCCGCCCACCGGGCGGGGCCGAGCGAATGGAGTCGAAAGCCGCCGACGCCGACTCACCAAGTGGTGCCGAGGCGGACGACGAGGATCAACTCGAGGAGCGATTCGAGGAGGAAGAACAGTGGCGCGAAACCCGGCGGATTCCGTCGATCGATCCGGAGAAGACGACCGCAGACGGCTCGACGAGTGCCGTCTCGGGATCGAGGACAGGGTCGGGGTCCCAATCCGCAAGCCAGTCCGCTCGTGAGGATGCCGGTACCCGAACCGAGGCCCGGCGATCGACCGGATCGACCACGCAGGGCTCCGCGAACGGACCGCGCGGCTCCGGACAGGCGGACAGTGGCGCCAGCGCTGGAACCGGGACGACAGCACCGAGCGGCGCCACCGCCGACCGAAACCAGACCGAGCGCATGGAACGGCTCGCCGACCGAATCGAACGCCTCGAGGAGCAGCGCGAGGCCCTCGAGTCGAAGAACAAAGAGCTCGTCTCCGAACGCGATCAACTTCGCGAGAAGAACCAGCAGCTGTCCGAGACGATCGACCGCCTCGAATCCCGTATCGAGGAACTCGAGTCTGAACTGGAGGCGGCACGAGCCGGCGACGGTGCAGGTTCGGGTGTGAACGCCGCGGGCACCGAACTCTCGCCCGACCGGGCGCTGGCCGGGACGAACCTCTTCGTCCGGTACCGCTCGAAGAGCCAACCGACCCTCGAGACCGCCCACGAGGGCGACGCCGACCGCGACGAGGTCGCGTCGAACCTGCAACTCGAGCACCACACCGAGTTCGACGCCTCGGACGTCGCCGTCGAGGGCGCGCCGTACGAGGAGTTCCTCACCGGGACGATGGCCTACCGGTTCGTGAAGTGGCTGACCGACACGACGCTCTACGAAATCCGCGACACCGGCCACGCGAACGGGCTGTCGGACCTCTACGACGCGATCCCGCAGATCGACCGGGCCGAACTCGACGCGACGATCTCGCTCGCGGACGACGACACCGACGACGTTCCCGACGAGGTCACCTTCGACGTCGTCGCGTTCGACAAGATGGGGAACCCGCTGCTCGTCGCGATGCTCAACGACTCGCGCAAGCCGGTCAGCGAGGACACCCTCGCGGGCCTCGAGGAAGCGGCGTCGGCGGTCAAGGCGAACTACCCCGACCTCGCGGCCGCGATCGCCGTCACCTCGAGTTACTTCGAGTCCGGCGCCCACGAGGTGACCGAGGAGGCGACGAGCAGCGGCTTCCTTAGCCGGAGCTCGAAGCTGAGCTACGTCAGCCTCTCGCGAAAGCAGGGCTATCACCTCTGTCTGGTCGAGTCGCGCTCGGAAGGGTTCCACATGACCGTTCCCGAGCTCTAA
- a CDS encoding adenylosuccinate synthase, translating into MTVTIVGSQLGDEGKGGVVDLYGDAADVVARYQGGDNAGHTVVHDGETYKLSLVPSGAVRGKIGVLGNGCVINPRTLFDEISTLQEKGLNPDVRVAERAHVILPFHRVLDGIEEDVKSESDQEVGTTGRGIGPTYEDKAGRRGVRIGDLLDPDVLREKLEYVVPQKRAIVEDVYGLDIDDLDDPDAFDVDALFEEFRDIGERLEDEDMTVNASAFLTDAMDDGQTVMFEGAQGTIIDIDHGNFPYVTSSNPTAGGAAVGTGLSPGVIGDGEIIGIVKAYLTRVGSGPLPTELGGVEGDTPGYDEQGEGENEELATYIREEGGEYGTVTGRPRRVGWLDMPMLRHSARVNGFTGLAVNHVDVLAGLDEVKVGHSYDLDGEEVFTMPATTEEWGRCEANLRTFDGWDEVDWEAVAEDGYDTIPENARTYLEYLSDELDAPIYAVGVGPGREETVVVEDPYE; encoded by the coding sequence ATGACCGTCACAATCGTCGGGTCGCAACTCGGCGACGAAGGCAAGGGTGGCGTCGTCGATCTCTACGGCGACGCCGCCGATGTCGTCGCCCGGTATCAGGGCGGCGACAACGCTGGACATACCGTCGTCCACGACGGCGAGACGTACAAGCTATCGCTCGTTCCCTCCGGGGCCGTCCGGGGGAAGATCGGCGTGCTCGGCAACGGTTGCGTGATCAACCCGCGAACCCTCTTCGACGAGATCTCTACCCTCCAGGAGAAGGGCCTCAACCCGGACGTTCGGGTCGCGGAACGGGCTCACGTCATCCTGCCGTTCCACCGCGTACTCGACGGCATCGAGGAAGACGTCAAGAGCGAATCGGACCAGGAAGTCGGGACGACCGGTCGCGGAATCGGCCCGACCTACGAGGACAAGGCCGGCCGCCGCGGCGTCCGCATCGGCGACCTGCTCGACCCTGACGTGCTCCGGGAGAAACTCGAGTACGTCGTGCCCCAGAAGCGGGCGATCGTCGAGGACGTCTACGGGCTCGATATCGACGACCTGGACGATCCTGACGCGTTCGACGTCGACGCGCTCTTCGAGGAGTTCCGCGACATCGGCGAACGCCTCGAGGATGAGGATATGACCGTCAACGCCAGCGCGTTCCTCACCGACGCGATGGACGACGGCCAGACCGTCATGTTCGAGGGCGCGCAGGGGACCATCATCGATATCGATCACGGGAACTTCCCCTACGTCACGTCCTCGAACCCAACCGCCGGCGGCGCCGCAGTCGGGACGGGCCTTAGTCCCGGCGTCATCGGCGACGGCGAGATCATCGGTATCGTCAAGGCCTACCTCACCCGCGTCGGCAGCGGCCCGCTCCCGACCGAACTCGGCGGCGTCGAAGGCGACACGCCGGGCTACGACGAACAGGGCGAGGGCGAAAACGAAGAGCTGGCGACCTACATTCGCGAGGAGGGCGGCGAGTACGGGACCGTCACCGGCCGACCCCGTCGCGTCGGCTGGCTCGACATGCCGATGCTGCGCCACTCCGCGCGCGTGAACGGCTTCACCGGTCTCGCGGTTAACCACGTCGACGTGCTCGCCGGCTTGGACGAGGTGAAGGTTGGGCACAGCTACGACTTAGATGGCGAGGAAGTCTTCACGATGCCCGCGACCACCGAGGAGTGGGGTCGCTGCGAGGCGAACCTCCGCACGTTCGACGGCTGGGACGAGGTCGACTGGGAAGCGGTCGCCGAGGACGGCTACGACACCATCCCCGAGAACGCCCGAACTTATCTCGAGTACCTCAGCGACGAACTCGACGCACCGATCTACGCAGTCGGCGTCGGCCCCGGCCGCGAAGAGACCGTCGTCGTCGAAGACCCCTACGAGTAA
- a CDS encoding methytransferase partner Trm112, which yields MKESLLDILRCPLDKHELELEDAEYGDDGEEVVGGDLVCTECGERYPVDDGIPNLLPPDMREETPA from the coding sequence ATGAAGGAGTCCTTGCTGGATATTCTCCGCTGTCCGCTCGACAAACACGAGCTCGAACTCGAAGACGCCGAGTACGGCGACGACGGCGAGGAAGTCGTCGGCGGCGACCTCGTCTGTACCGAGTGCGGCGAACGATATCCCGTCGACGACGGCATTCCGAACCTGCTCCCGCCGGACATGCGGGAGGAGACGCCCGCCTGA
- a CDS encoding DUF7524 family protein: MSRSRTGTEVTVHVNRESPDTLEAATTTVSTRGSFVLALRGHESPAHVHCRLADADPSFSRHVSIDQSNYYVEAGETIAVPVGVDAEGIDEPVTGRLEVVTGYGSESVTIDVTVKPKPAAVDVDESLSKPPSRDQSTDRTAAEKVLKRLFGAGGLDAGTLAVLALGLIALAIATATAATIGGLAATFGFVVVAGGVVIALALLIT; the protein is encoded by the coding sequence GTGTCCCGATCCCGAACCGGAACCGAGGTCACCGTCCACGTCAACCGCGAGTCGCCCGATACGCTCGAGGCAGCGACGACTACGGTGTCGACTCGCGGTTCGTTCGTCCTCGCGTTACGGGGCCACGAATCGCCCGCACACGTTCACTGTCGGCTCGCTGACGCCGACCCGTCCTTTTCGCGGCACGTCTCGATCGACCAGTCGAACTACTACGTCGAAGCGGGCGAGACGATCGCGGTTCCGGTCGGTGTCGACGCCGAGGGGATCGACGAGCCCGTCACGGGTCGCCTCGAGGTGGTGACCGGGTACGGCTCCGAGTCGGTGACGATCGACGTCACCGTCAAACCCAAGCCGGCTGCGGTCGACGTCGACGAGTCGCTCTCCAAACCGCCGTCGCGGGATCAGTCGACCGACCGAACGGCCGCCGAGAAGGTGCTGAAGCGGCTGTTCGGAGCGGGCGGCCTCGATGCGGGGACGCTCGCGGTGCTCGCGCTGGGACTGATCGCGCTCGCCATCGCGACCGCGACGGCCGCGACGATCGGCGGACTCGCCGCAACCTTCGGGTTCGTCGTCGTCGCCGGCGGCGTCGTCATCGCACTCGCGTTGCTGATCACGTAG
- a CDS encoding DR2241 family protein produces the protein MADATTDAVDALSAALEDRADATIEFDGLSLERDGDEYVLETPEIDPRRVDADDLPTALDAVAAYATNWRYWQESVGGEGTYRRAFLRWCERAPIAQDGAGAPTEDPLAVPERYAALRDGVDREWGQLSITARFVDVAEPDGERVYDLWHVDDAGTDLAELEVSDDPREAREIATYDEDGRYRPLKTAPTLPSGWAFTGLSGDELVEAVEFFYPATVANWHRELRGNLDVDHWRETAERQTGIYDILDELPREAVDWVAEACCVDSQCLRRREWEYEAGDDLEPPGGDGPFPCREPCSLVIAAARQWTVLESEDERTYELELTPSERNQLEELIEAVADGRTDEIREADVNDGANRYRARYLRAKRFDDDGALEIRERSASADSE, from the coding sequence GTGGCGGATGCGACAACCGACGCCGTCGACGCGTTGAGTGCGGCGCTTGAGGACCGGGCGGACGCCACTATCGAATTTGACGGCCTTTCCCTCGAGCGCGACGGCGACGAGTACGTCCTCGAGACGCCCGAGATCGACCCGCGGCGGGTCGACGCGGACGACCTCCCGACGGCTCTCGACGCGGTCGCGGCGTACGCGACGAACTGGCGCTACTGGCAGGAGTCGGTCGGCGGCGAGGGAACCTACCGCCGGGCCTTCCTCCGGTGGTGCGAACGGGCCCCGATCGCCCAGGACGGCGCCGGAGCGCCGACCGAGGACCCGCTCGCCGTTCCCGAACGCTACGCGGCCCTGCGGGACGGCGTCGATCGCGAGTGGGGCCAGCTCTCGATCACCGCCCGGTTCGTCGACGTCGCCGAGCCCGACGGCGAGCGCGTCTACGACCTCTGGCACGTCGACGACGCCGGGACGGATCTGGCCGAGCTCGAGGTCTCCGACGATCCCCGCGAGGCCCGCGAGATCGCGACTTACGACGAGGACGGGCGCTACCGGCCCCTGAAGACCGCGCCGACGCTGCCCTCGGGGTGGGCGTTCACCGGCCTCTCCGGCGACGAACTCGTGGAGGCGGTCGAGTTCTTCTACCCCGCGACCGTCGCCAACTGGCACCGCGAACTGCGGGGGAACTTGGACGTCGATCACTGGCGGGAAACCGCCGAGCGACAGACCGGAATCTACGACATCCTCGACGAACTGCCCCGCGAAGCCGTCGACTGGGTGGCTGAAGCGTGCTGCGTCGACTCGCAGTGTCTCCGACGGCGCGAGTGGGAGTACGAGGCGGGCGACGACCTCGAGCCGCCGGGCGGCGACGGCCCGTTCCCCTGCCGCGAGCCCTGCTCGCTCGTCATCGCCGCCGCGCGTCAGTGGACCGTCCTCGAGTCCGAGGACGAGCGCACCTACGAACTCGAGTTGACCCCGAGCGAACGCAACCAACTCGAGGAGTTGATCGAGGCGGTCGCCGACGGACGAACCGACGAAATCCGCGAGGCCGACGTCAACGACGGCGCGAACCGCTACCGGGCCAGGTACCTGCGAGCCAAGCGGTTCGACGACGATGGCGCTCTCGAGATTCGAGAGCGGTCCGCATCCGCGGACTCGGAGTAA
- a CDS encoding CbiX/SirB N-terminal domain-containing protein, translating to MQALVVAAHGSHLNPDASDPTYAHADAVRETGAFDEVREAFWKEEPHFREVIRTLESDEVFVVPLFISEGYFTEQVIPRELRLDEWHPAKWDSDGTSASQVTLEATDVDKTVHYCGPVGTHDAMTDVIVQRAETVTEDPDVGEGFGLAVVGHGTERNENSAKAVEYHAERIRERDRFDEVKALFMDEEPEVDDVTDYFESDDIVVVPLFIADGYHTQEDIPEDMGLTEDYRLGWDVPADVDGHRIWYAGAVGTEGLMADVILERAADAGADLGDALEIVRANERAATGTDSSELESGTDTGAGAGAGAGD from the coding sequence ATGCAAGCGCTGGTCGTCGCGGCACACGGCTCTCATCTCAATCCGGACGCCTCGGACCCCACCTACGCCCACGCGGACGCCGTCCGCGAGACGGGCGCGTTCGACGAGGTCCGCGAGGCCTTCTGGAAGGAGGAACCGCACTTCCGCGAGGTGATTCGCACTCTCGAGTCGGACGAAGTCTTCGTCGTCCCGCTCTTTATCAGCGAGGGGTACTTCACCGAGCAAGTGATTCCCCGCGAACTCCGCCTCGACGAGTGGCACCCCGCAAAGTGGGACTCCGACGGCACGAGCGCCTCGCAGGTCACGCTCGAGGCGACCGACGTCGACAAGACGGTCCACTACTGCGGGCCGGTCGGGACCCACGACGCGATGACGGACGTGATCGTTCAGCGCGCCGAGACGGTCACCGAGGACCCCGACGTCGGGGAGGGGTTCGGCCTCGCGGTCGTCGGCCACGGCACCGAGCGCAACGAAAACTCCGCGAAGGCCGTCGAGTACCACGCCGAGCGGATCCGCGAACGGGACCGCTTCGACGAGGTGAAGGCCCTGTTCATGGACGAAGAGCCCGAGGTCGACGACGTCACGGACTACTTCGAAAGCGACGACATCGTCGTCGTCCCGCTCTTTATCGCCGACGGCTACCACACCCAGGAGGACATCCCCGAGGACATGGGCCTGACCGAGGACTACCGACTGGGCTGGGACGTCCCCGCGGACGTCGACGGCCACCGGATCTGGTACGCCGGCGCGGTCGGCACCGAGGGGTTGATGGCTGACGTCATCCTTGAGCGCGCGGCGGATGCCGGCGCGGACCTTGGTGACGCCCTCGAGATCGTCCGGGCGAACGAACGGGCCGCAACGGGTACCGACAGCAGCGAACTCGAGTCGGGAACCGACACAGGAGCGGGTGCCGGCGCGGGTGCGGGTGACTGA
- a CDS encoding BsuPI-related putative proteinase inhibitor, translating to MTLEGSLEARVSTDGTGSSAVAFRFTVTNAGPEPIELQFSDAAKAEFVVQNAGQEVWRFTEGRAFMQMLSAERLAPEESTTYDGEWEEPRPGEYTAVAELRAQDASCEARTEFRVPESE from the coding sequence ATGACACTCGAGGGATCGCTCGAGGCGAGGGTATCGACGGACGGGACGGGGTCGTCGGCGGTCGCGTTCAGGTTCACCGTGACGAACGCGGGGCCGGAGCCGATCGAGTTGCAGTTCTCGGACGCGGCCAAAGCCGAGTTCGTCGTGCAGAACGCGGGTCAGGAGGTCTGGCGGTTCACCGAGGGGCGAGCGTTCATGCAGATGCTCAGTGCCGAGCGGCTCGCCCCGGAGGAGTCGACGACCTACGACGGCGAGTGGGAGGAGCCGCGGCCGGGCGAGTACACCGCCGTCGCCGAGTTGCGCGCGCAGGACGCGTCCTGCGAGGCTCGAACCGAGTTTCGCGTTCCCGAGTCCGAGTAG
- a CDS encoding DUF2797 domain-containing protein, with the protein MQLVGYEPSGRGSALLLADDSGALERRPLEAGDTLSYALGERRCAGTIDDGEHVACDRPAAPYCEYHTSTWVCARCTGTCLKDEMDCYEEHAVYIAAFAPDTFKVGVTKSRRLETRLREQGADRAAHVHTVSNGRIAREIEAEIARRLTDRVRTGPKVASLAATVDEDAWERTLDSLEADVIDRFSFDYGLELRDRPVRETIASGTVAGVKGRLLVLANGGTTYAVDMRDLVGYELEAGETGRRLQSSLGSFG; encoded by the coding sequence GTGCAACTGGTGGGCTACGAGCCGAGCGGTCGCGGGTCCGCACTGTTGCTGGCCGACGACAGCGGCGCACTCGAGCGCCGACCGCTCGAGGCCGGCGACACCCTTTCCTACGCGCTCGGGGAGCGACGCTGCGCCGGCACGATCGACGACGGCGAGCACGTCGCCTGCGACCGCCCGGCGGCGCCGTACTGTGAATATCACACCAGCACGTGGGTCTGCGCCCGCTGTACCGGCACCTGCCTCAAGGACGAGATGGACTGCTACGAGGAGCACGCGGTCTACATCGCCGCGTTCGCTCCGGACACGTTCAAGGTCGGCGTCACCAAGTCGCGGCGCCTCGAGACCCGCCTGCGCGAGCAGGGTGCCGACCGGGCGGCCCACGTCCACACCGTCTCGAACGGCCGCATCGCCCGCGAGATCGAGGCCGAGATCGCCCGGCGGCTGACCGACCGCGTCCGCACCGGGCCGAAAGTCGCCTCGCTCGCGGCGACTGTCGACGAGGACGCCTGGGAACGGACGCTCGACTCCCTCGAGGCCGACGTCATCGACCGCTTTTCGTTCGACTACGGGCTCGAACTCCGAGATCGGCCCGTCCGCGAGACGATCGCGTCCGGGACGGTCGCCGGCGTCAAGGGTCGGCTGCTCGTCCTCGCGAACGGCGGCACGACCTACGCCGTCGACATGCGCGATCTGGTCGGTTACGAACTCGAGGCCGGCGAAACCGGTCGACGGTTGCAGTCGTCGCTCGGTTCGTTCGGCTGA